The window ttagtccTACTTTACCTACTTTTTttgatactatttatatttatacttggAATTTTCCATCAATAGTCGATAGTGCAAGAAGAGATCATGTTGCAGATACATCAAGACCCTCCTCATACGCGTACCACTCATGACCTCGCtaatcgtaatattttaaatcacattGCTGTTGTATTTGATGAagatataatgaaatgaaaatcaaaATCCTCAATcctcataaatttatatataaacggTAAAATTTctacatttgttttaaactacaTTTGTTTGTTGAGTGGTTCAGACGTGTGAACAGGCAGACAAACTTTCGCACCCAGGgttacattcgcatttattatattactagcgACCCACTGCGGCTTCGCACAGGTGCAAATACAAGATATATGCATATGAATCTTCctcttaaaaaaacaaaaactaccaTCAACATTATggcgcagttttaaagatccaaacatacagacacacGTAGTGAACTAGGGATATAACAatcttaaaaaagtaaaacgaATCTATTCACTCGAGAGCATGTTGtacttttaagtaaataaagttttataaagagaaaagtaccgtcataaataaatgaccaAACCTCAGTGCACCGCCAGCctaatttgaaaacaatttattatgcgCTTGCCCGCTTTGTTTATATTCGGTAGCGGCACCGCAAAGGATtgcattcaattatttttgtttataactttGGCTATGATTTGATGATTTCCCGCCGTTTTccttttgatatttaaattcgaaCGAACGATAAGCTCTTAGAAATACGTAGCTATTCTACAgtaggtattttttaaaccCATTGACATTATTCTACtcaaataattcttttctataaaaaagttaCCGATACCCTTGCGGNNNNNNNNNNNNNNNNNNNNNNNNNNNNNNNNNNNNNNNNNNNNNNNNNNNNGATTCTAAAACGAGAAACTTGGTCTCGTTTGACAACTTCTTAtgaaacatacaaatttacaCCTATCGAttgaaaacacaaatttttgTGGTGGGACTCGAGCACGCTTagacacgaattgggtcagctctcccccagaaaaccggcgtgaaataggagcatgctactgtgtttagTATGATGAATGGGGGAGCCGTAGGTCCATgtccttttctttaccttTCCCATTTtctcctttattcctctcatcaatcctaaCATAGAAAACAAAAACCACGCAAAGAAActggctttcaaataaaaaaattgcctcGATATCGGTTCCTGCGTTCGAGAGATACGTTGCCACAGACACGCACAGATATCGACGtgaagattattattaaacatcacGCTTTTTTCGTCGGTGATAAAAAaggtacattaaaatgtatcgATATACTTCTTCCGGTAAACCGGTAAAAAACGATATATTCTCTGCATAATGTGTAAGAGTTTGAAacgaaattttcattaatttttgttgACAATACTAAATGGACACCCCTAGGTCCTATGTCCctattaataatgataaggTTTTTATACTAATCAATGTACAAGAAACGCTGGTAAAggagaaataaacaaaatacatatagctattatttattgaaatatgtcACAGTAACATTTATCCAACTCTAACAAAGAAATCTCACTCAACTTCAGTCAATACAACATCACTGTTTTAGGGTTGCCAACCATTCTATAatgaatagtattttattatattcttttgttaTAGTCATACTTATAAGCTTACGCTTACCTTACGTAGAAATAGGCATTATATTAACACGGTGatcaaactaaattaaattaagtaagaCTTAATCATAGccctgtatttaaaaaaaaaaaaaattatgattcacagataaaaaaccattttgtattaattataagtatatgatATTGTCCAACATTCCACAAACaactcaaattttataataattcactGGCAACCCTATCACCCAATCACACCGCAGTATGTTGCCACTATGTCTCTATAAAACTTGAAGACAAGATCGCTGGCTGAACGACAGCGCGCCATCGCTTCGTCATACGTATCTTCACTGAAGTTACCCGATGTGAAACCTGTAAACACAATCactctataatatttataacgtcacaacaataaaaaaatggattaaaagttttttctttctttctaaaagcGATCTTTGTCCCTAATTTCTACTTCCTCCACTCACCCGTAACCAAATCCCTCTGCCGGCTCTCAAACACAAAGTACATAACCGCAGCTGCGTTCTCCACTTGCTCCTGGGTCGGCTCCAGCACGAGATCACCTCGCGCGTCCACCGCGCAACTGACCGCCGCCACCGTATGCCGCATCGAGACGCCAGCGTTGAGGAGCGCCAGGCAAGTGCAGTTCACAGCGCATGTCAGCAGCTGGAATGTGGAATACTACtgtataatttactatttatgtaTCAATTCAGATACTGCTTAGATATTTTGAGTTTTgggtatttatgtaaaatctGATCatctttacatataaaaaacaatacctagaaaatttctgtaaaatatttattatgtataaatatttaaaataaagtaattgctATGCAATCTGTATGTTTTATAGATCCCAAGCCCCAAAATAATGGTTATAAGCTTTTTTTGTGTGTGGGTTAGGTAAAAAGCAATGAACAGATTTTTACATGATAATAATAGATCAATATTAGGTTTAACTTATAGGCTATGTTtcattagaataaaaatatttttaggggTGGCTATCTTAATGgagcataaaaaaaattcacaaatcctatcctactaatattataaatgcgaaagtttgtaaggatatgtgtgtgtttgttgctctttcacgcaaaaactactgaattgattgcaatgaaatttggtatgtagatagctgaacaactagaataacatataggcaacttttatcccgatattcctacgggatacggacgtacgcgggtgaaactgcggggcgcagctagtatgttataatcaGGTGTTAATGGATAGGTATTGTAAAAACGTAATTGCAAACAGCttgtttagtatatttttattataaaaatatctcttaCCCCACCAAAATCCTCCAATTCCTGTATTGTCACTGTAATTCCAGTTCTTGGATACAAACAGCCTAATATAGCTGTTTCACATGTCTGTCTTATCACATTCTCCTTAAAtctgaaatacataaaaaagcaataaattatgatgCACAGTTATTCATAAACCAGGTGTAAATATGCTGTGGTCTAAGttgaaaagcaaaaaaaattttataaaagatataattgtatgttatagactagaaaactatttaatagattttgacTGCTTTTCACCAGACTAATAAATACTAGAACAAAGtgatatagtatttattactaCACTTTTAGTGGTTTTTTTCCCAGCTCAAGCTATACGCAGATTGGGGTAAAGCGAgtaataagaaacaaatagGCTTACCTATCACCAACTGATGGTTTTCCACCTTTACAGGAAAACAGTACATCTAAAGTGGCCTTTTCTACACATTGacttgttgtttttatatctaaagGTCCATTTACACTTACAAGCACTACAGTTTCTCCTGAAATTCAAGAAGAGtaaattacaaactttttttaaacttttcaaagagatttcattattaaaaagatgTTGGTTAGAGTGTAGAAATGAAAAtggtataaataacattattcggctcgttttcatataattatatcaacatgcatgttgaatatatttataacgaagataataaattttattttctactgaattacatttcattcattaacttattcaaataaatctaACCATATCATACCCTGTGATAATATAGCAGACCCATCAGATTTACTAAGATAATTCAATTCGCATTTCATAGGTTTAAGTTTGAAATCCTTTAATTCTTCCGCgaccattttaatatttgtttttagctTTTACAACAAACATTTACCATAAACATAACCTATAAAAATGCTTTGTGGACACTGACAGATATTTCAAtttcgtttagaaattaaggaGCTTAATCTGTTATCTGATGCTTTATTTCTTAGAACTGTcacacataattaatatttacttaataaataattatttatatttttaagtaattctgtattatatattaattactttttactatACTTCTACTACTACACACATTTCACacagtttttgtattttaagtgcgatataattatattaagttttatggTAGGTACTTACATTATACAATCGTAATCGTAAAATTCACTTCGTTACtcgatgaaaatatattaaatgtccCACACAACATTCGCATACGAGTGTTGTCGCGAATCACGTTCACATGTGTATGTAGTCCAATAATGCGAGCTCGCGTTTCGTGCCTTTTAATTACCTAGCAAATCCACTCCTAACAAGAACACGAGAATCTTAAGAAAAAAAGCATGTGCATAGTTTacaaatattgtgttttgtgtaTGTTCGTTATTCGGTTTACCATTAGTACGATTGTGTGAATGCACCATTAGAGTGTGACGATGTCTGTTTGTCACAgtttataagtgtataatctgtgATTTGTCACCGTTAAGCTAAGACTTGGCTAAGATACCAAATCAAAACATCTGATTGTCAACGTCACTTCATAAATACGTACCTATGACGTATAGAATAATGGTCTATGCAGTGTTTttaaatcattgaaataatttattcgcaGTAATAAGTTGAATCCTGCAAAGTTAgttagataatttaatttctcataaagtggtataataaaaacatcaaaatgaAGACACGATTTAATACTTACGACATAGTTTGTATGGTGACTGAACTTCAGAggttagttattaaaaaacaatgataaaatTCTTAACGAATTGATTTAACATAATTGATAATacgttatgtttaaattaatttaaattttaaaaggaataaaaattattggttaaagatttttacgaataataaatgattttcaaCTATTTTCGAACTATAATGATGTCCTAatgatatgtttataataatattttcaggcTTGTAGGTATGAGAGTAAATCAGGTGTATGATATAGACAATAGAACTTACGTGATTCGTCTGCAGAGGTCTGAGGAAAagagtgttttattattggaaTCAGGGAACAGATTCCATACAACACAATTTGAGTGGCCAAAGAATGTAGCACCTTCAGGGTTCACTATGAAGGTAATAATTCaagaatatagaaaaaataaattaagtttaataaaacaaaaaaaaaaaaatgctttgatgtaagaatcaaataaattatcaccCTAGCTCTTATATGTAAGGAAActacaatattatgataatcctagcaaaataaattatactggGTTAATAAGCTGAAActcatgtatattatttattatctatactataatattaaaaagcttaagagttgtttctttgaacacactaatctctAAAacaactggtccgatttgaaaaattgtttcagtgttagatagcccattaattgaggaaggctatatatgtaccacgggcaaagccaaggtggaccgctagtattaaatataattatatacttgaTAAGGGtacaaattttgtatgaatggTATGGAACAtgtgatatacatctgtttcatgattgattttctttgtgaacaagtaggtgatcagccttcatTAAACTGCCAAATTGACACCTTTTtgaaacttaaatttttactaatttCAGCTTCGCAAACACTTGAAAAACAAACGTCTGGAACACCTCACGCAGATGGGCATTGATCGTATTGTAGATATGCAGTTTGGTAGCGGAGAAGCTGCATATCATGTGATACTGGAGTTGTATGATAGAGGAAATATTGTCTTAACGGACTACAATTGGACCATATTGAATGTGCTGAGGCCGCATGTGGAAGGGGACAAAGTAAGGTGTGTTcttaagttaattattatcaaatagaaTATTGTGGTAGGCATAACCTTCTGCTTTCGCCTGCATATTCCAAGGAAAACATTGTCATACCAGGGATTTTCCCTTTTTGGTTTAGGCAGTAGcctattatgaattttaattaagtttttacaattaaaatgcttAAGGTATTAGTAGATGCCGTCACATAACTAGACCATATTTAGcttatacaaaaaacattaaagagACCACATAACATGCAccagttattaaataaatttaaaaaaaatcggttcatccagttatgagtttttttttattatgtcataacgggctactgagctggtggttcgcctgatggtaagcgatcaccaccgcccatgaacattcaccaAAGGTAGTGTCTCCACGAATACACttcccgcttttatggggtaagggaaaaaaaggaaaggattaacgactggaaggaaggaatggactgggacgggtaaggaaaagaaaacagacctccggttcccccactcaccgtattaaacacagtggcatgccactatttcacaccagttttctgtggggatgtggtaaatccccggtgcgagctggcccaattcgcgccgaagcgtgctcgactcccacataaggTTACATGATTATGAcggaaatataaaatgcaggCGAATTGATAACCCCCTctatttttgaagtcgattgaaaaaATTTGAGCTTTCCTcattcttcataatattttatttatttcataattatattagtatttttaaaaatggatCTATTATCAGATTTGCAGTGAAAGAGAAATATCCGTTGGAAAGAGCAAAGACAAACTACGAAGCACCGAATGAGGAGCAATTACGTCAAATTCTATCGAGAAGTAAACCTGGGGataatttgaagaaaatactcAATCCTAATTTAGGTCAGTGTAAACTGGCTtttcatcactacatagtataaaaagaGTCACTTTTCACCCTCTGTAGTATGTAtacttagatttttaaaattacgcaacagattttgatgaggtttttttaatagatagaatgattcaagagaaaggtctATGTGTATATATCACGTAAAATTAACTCATCGttttttaaaatcctttacAGAATATGGATCTGCAATAATAGACCATGTACTACTGGAAAATGGTCTAACCGGTAATATGAAGATATCACAAGATGCCAGTAAAGGGTTCTTTGTAGACAGAGATATATCTAAGCTATACACTGCTTTGAAACAGGCCGAGTTGATGATGGACGAGGCTAAGAGCCAAGTTGCTAAGGTATGTGCTGTTTACCAAGTTCCCGGAAAGGAGGATG is drawn from Zerene cesonia ecotype Mississippi chromosome 8, Zerene_cesonia_1.1, whole genome shotgun sequence and contains these coding sequences:
- the LOC119828480 gene encoding exosome complex component RRP46 is translated as MVAEELKDFKLKPMKCELNYLSKSDGSAILSQGETVVLVSVNGPLDIKTTSQCVEKATLDVLFSCKGGKPSVGDRFKENVIRQTCETAILGCLYPRTGITVTIQELEDFGGLLTCAVNCTCLALLNAGVSMRHTVAAVSCAVDARGDLVLEPTQEQVENAAAVMYFVFESRQRDLVTGFTSGNFSEDTYDEAMARCRSASDLVFKFYRDIVATYCGVIG